Genomic segment of Nostoc sp. TCL240-02:
GGCATTAGATTTTTCCCCTGCTTTCCAACTGACGGTAATTTTACTGCCGTCTACACTTTCCCGATTCAACTGATTGATCTTAGCTGCTACTACACCAGCCATCTGAACCGGGTCATTGTCAGAGGAGCTAATCTGGTTACTCACATCTGTTACGTCGTCAGCATTCAGTGCCTTTGGTGAATTGCTAGCAGCAATAAGGGCGTACCCTTGTACGCCCCCAGTATTTCCAATTGCACCAACTTTTTTAGATTCAAAATTCGTATTTGATACAGAACTCAAAAAGGTGAGAACAGGTATATTTCGGATAAAAAGGGTTGCCGCCTTACGTCCTCTAATGTTGTGAGGATGAATTTCTGTAATCACAGCATCCAAGGTTTGTCTCCCTGTTCTGGATTGGTACTCTCCCACCTTAACCACATCAGGGGCAGGTGATTTTTGGGATGCTAGAGCATTTCCCTTGGTGGTTTGAGTACAACCGACTGAAGGTATGCCCAAAACAGCCATAGACAGGGCAACAATAATCCACAAATGTCTTTGATTCATGCGTCCGTTTTTGAAAGCGACTGTAGAACTTTAAGTTTTATAAATTGCGGGATTTTTCACTCGTAAAAGTGATCTCCCTTCTGAAAAACTCGAACTCGTTCCGTTTTCACTTTGTTATTTATAACTCGCAACAGACTAACACGAACCTTTTCGCTTGGGGATCAGGGTTTTAGCGTAATTATCGACTACTTAATCAAATTAAAGTTCCAAATTTAAGGTTGAAACCTTTCTCAAAGGCGGACTTTGGCTATGTAACGCTTTTTTCTGCAACTCAAAAATTTCTTAAAAAAACTTTACGCTTGTTGCACACCAAAGTAACGACACCCTATTGACTTCTGTTCTAAAGGCTCACTAATACTCGTGTATTTTAGATAACATGTATTTTCACTATTTCCTATAAGAAGATAATATAACTTTAATTAAATGACATCGGCATAAATACTTAAAATCGTTTATTTAATAAAATATTTAGATTTCCCCATGAATAAGTCGTGATATGAGTTACATCTACAATAATTATGCAAATTAGTTTGAGTTTAAGATGTTTTTTCTACTTAGATTAATCATGACTTTTATTCCCCATGACTAAACGTAGAAGAGTGATAAATATAACTTGCAATTACCGTATTACTGAGTATAAAATAAAGAAGTATACTCAACTTAATATTTCTTGTGATTAATGATGAAAAAATTAGGAAATCTTCGCGATCGCTTGTAGATCAACTTTTAGCGGTATCAAAAATAACAATAGCCATTTTTGGTACTAAGTAATTGCTCAAGGATGATTTTTTAGAGCAAGCTATCTTGTCCAAAATCTTTGCGGCTGTAAGTATGTACGGCTGCACCCCTACTATATATAGTGAGTATTTTGGGGAGTGCTATCACCGTGATGACAAGCCAAGTAAATCAAAGAGATTTAGAAATAGATTCATCGCCATTATTAGCTGTTCTTCAGGAATTGCATTCTCAGTACAAGTTACTGCAAGAGGGTGCAGTAGCGAAATATATTCCAGAATTGGCCAAGGTAAACCCGGATTTGTTCAGCATTTGCATTGTCACAGTAGATGGTCAGATTTACAAAGTTGGCGATTACGACCAACTCTTTACCATTCAGTCGATTTCCAAAGTGTTTGCTTATGGACTTGCCTTAGAAGATCATGGACTGGATTACGTTTTAACTAGAGTTAGCGTAGAACCGACGGGCGATGCATTCAACGCGATCGTTTTAGATGAGCAATCGAAGCGACCTTATAACCCAATGGTAAACGCTGGTGCGATCGCAACCACTAGCTTAATCAAAGGTTCTGGTCCAACGGAACGTCTTAACCGAATGCTGGATATGTACAAGCGATATATCGGCCGGGACGTGTTCGTTGACATTTCAGTTTTTACCTCAGAACGCAGTACCGGACATCGCAACCGTGCAATGGCGCATCTGATGCTCAACTTTGGTATGATTGACCGGAATATTGAAGAGTCGCTGGATCTTTATTTCCAGCAATGTGCTGTGATAGTGAATTGCGAAGACTTAGCAGTGATGGCGGCTACTCTAGCTAACAAAGGTATGAACCCCATCACCAAAGAACAGGCGGTAGATAAGCGTTACATCAAAGATATTCTGAGTGTGATGTATACCTGTGGAATGTACAACTTTGCAGGTGAGTGGGCTTATAAAATTGGTATTCCGGCAAAAAGTGGAGTTTGTGGTGGGATTATCGCCGTTGTACCCAATAAGATGGGTATTGGGGTTTTTTCGCCCCTGCTAGATGTGCGTGGTAATAGTGTGCGCGGGGTGAAGGTATGTGAAGAACTTTCCCAAAGGTTAGGTTTACATCTATTTGATTGTTCAGGACAAGAGGCGAAATTTGATTGAAGAACAGTTTGACAGTTCATATAGTTGCTGTCTAATCAGACTAATAACAAGACCTCTCCCTGGTTTTGCTAGGCAAAATCTGTCCTTCTCCGAGGCGGAGAGGGAAAAATCGGAACACAAGGTTAAGGCAGGGAAAGGTTTATCGAACTCTCGTTTATCTATATGTTTATCTATATATAGATATAGTCAACAAACTCTAAATTATCTCTCTTCGCGTGTCCTCAAGTTACAGCTATTTTCAGGTAAATAGACCACGCTGTAGGGGCAATTCATGAATTGCCCCTACGACAGATGTGCTTCAAATATATGAAAACTGCTGTAATTTACAACTCTTCTGCTTGGGGAAGTGGGAAGATTTCACCAGCTAAGTAAGCCTCAAAGTGCTTTTGAAAGTACAACCAGGAAGTCATATCTTCTCCATCTATCAATGCTTTTGGAGCTTGTTTATATAGAGGAATACGGTTATTAATTTCGTCTTGCAGCAGTGAGGGCAGTTCTGTTAAACCATTGACTTTACTGCCAACAGCACTGTAGATTAGTTGACCGGGGCGATCGCCCATTTTCATCCAAGGAAGCCATTGACCAATACGATCCCAACTCAGTTTGAGTTCAGAAACTGAGGGAAGCGCTGAGTTGAATAAATCTGCGGTTGGCACAGTCAATTTAAACAATTCTGCCGCCTGATAAATTGGATTTGGGCTATATTCGGCAAATTTGCGATCGTCTGCTAGGGGATTGGGGTAATAGGGAAATATGTCAAAAACGAAGGTTGTGCTGTCACCATCTACTTGTGCGGGGAAATTTCCCTCAAACTTCCCCTGCACTGGATTATTGGCAACGTGAATTACTGGAACTGTCTCGCTTGTCCAAGGATTCTCCCATTTGCGTAAGATTTCATCTGTTTTTGGGTTGAGGTAGTAAGTCAGTTCTCTAGAAGTAAAATCCCAGCTACCCTCTGCTGTGGGAATACATCGGCTAACACTCAATCCCAGGATTTTAAATAGGAGTTGTCTTTTCTCGCCGGGGATAAAGGCATAAATCTTACCTTTCCAAATCAGGAAAGTTGATTCGCTAGGGTCGAGGGAAGAACGAGTTTTAACCCAGTGCTGCGCTTCAAGTTCTTGGATTTGAGCAACCATCTAAAGCATCCTTAGTGTTTGGATAACAAAAGGATAAGCTAACCAGCATTCAAGTTGCATTTTTGTCATTTGTCATTTGTCAAAAACTAATGCCCCATACTTCTCTACGAGAGGCTATGCTTCTCCAAAGGAGTACGACTGCGCTCAGTACCAGTGCCTAATTCCCAATTCCCAATTCCCAATACCTTCATCAATTAAACTGATTCAGAAAGTTGCTCATCTAGACGGCGAAACAAAAATACCCAAAGAGGTAGGGAACTATTAATCGCAATTAGTCGCACTAAATGACCAGTTGTCACAATTTCAACATTATGATTTAATGCCAGGGAAACCAAGATCATTTCTGCCGATCCTCCTGGTGCTGTGACTAGCAAACAGGTTAACCAATCCCAAGAGGTGAATTGCATCGCAAGTATAGCAGCGATCGCTCCGGCGATGAGGGTCATCCCTACAGACATCAAGGCATAGCCGACAGTCCGCTTCTGAAAGTTGGGTTTGTCTCCCCAATACTCACCAATAGTAATTCCCAGGAGCATTTGACCCAATAAGTTAATTAAAGGCGGCGGACTAAAACTAATATCACCCACAAAAGGCAGCCAATGTAGCAAAGGATTAAACCCGATACCAATCAACAATGCACCAAAGAAATCGCCTGCGGGAATTTTAAATAATATAGCTGGATAAACTACTAATGCAGTGATTAGGAGTATTAACAAGAGTAATTCTAGTTGAGATGGATCGAGATTGAGCCAATCAGGGTTGATTGGGAGCGTTTGCGGGTAGTAATTACTGGCTGATGTCTTAGCGATGAAGGGGATCAAAACAACTACTGAAGTGACGCGAATCGCCTGAACTAGGGCAACTAAGCTGACATTTTTATTGTAATCGGCTGCGATCGCTGCCATAATTCCGACACCACCAGGAACAGTAGCCAGCATTGCTGTTAATAGGTTGGTTTTGCTGAGGCGGGCATACATATAACCAATACAACTTCCACTCAGCAGGAGAAACAAGGTCAGAAAAATAAATATGGGAATACCAGAAGCAACACTAGCTAGATTACCGTGGGTATTGGAAGCGCCGACAGTTAAGCCTACAAGTGCCATTCCCACTTTTCTGGCAGTGCGATTAGGCTGGGGAGAATATTGATAAAAAATTCGACACCCTTGAAGAACTACCGTACCAGCAGCAATCCCGCCAAATATCCAGGCAATCCTGCCAATTTGGAACTTGGCGAGGAGTAAACCCAGAGGTAATGCCAGAAGCATTTCCAAGACGAGGACAATTAGTTGCTTCGTAAATACCTGTTGTTTGTTGACAACAGGATTTTCATGAGTGTGTTCTTCCAGGCTGGGAGCAACACTTAGGCTTTGATTCATCGATACAAGCTTTTTTATTAATTTAACTTATGTACTCAAGCTAATGCGATCGCACAACATAGCTAGAGTCTATCAAGTCAAGTTTACAAGGTTCGTAGTGAGTACTTTAGCGCTCAAATTAAGAACTAAAGTCCTTATTATGAACTTATTTATCTATCAAAGTTAGTCTAGTGGACTACTAAGTGTAAATTTAGCGCGTCTTGTTGACTTCAAAAAAAAATCTCTATGGAGAGAGCATAAGGGCAGAATGAGGAGCGAAGTATATCTACGGCTGGATGAAACTCAATGCTTTAGGACAAATCTTACAAAGCTTTTTGTCTTTTTCTAACCATCGAACTTTTTAAAGCATAATTTGGTTCTTGGCAACTTTTGGTGATCTTGGTTGGGGAAGGCAGAGGGCAGAAGGCAGAAGTCGGAAGTCAGAAAGATATAATTGAGATACTTCAAACTTCACTCCATCAAACATTTGAGGGATAAGGCTCAGCAAGCCCTATGTCGGTGCTAACTCACCTCTTACCAGATTCAAACAATCTGAAACTTGAGAATTGCCAACTTGACGAGATAAAAACTCAGATAAAGTTGATTGTTTCCGCCATCAATAGAGTAGTTAATTGTCCAGTTTGTAACCAACCAACTCATAAAATTCATAGTCGCTATGAACGCTTCTTAGCAGACTTACCCTGGGCTGATTACAACATTACTTTACAATTAAGGGTGCGGAAGTTTTTTTGCATTAACACTTCCAAGAGCTTCAACAGCTTGATCACCCTGACGAAGACAAAGTGGAATCCGTGGCAAACTGTCAAACTCATTTTGGGAAGGGTCAGTGGTCGAGTATTTGAATCGCATGTGGTCAGACCTAATCTTCCTGTTTCAAGGCTTGCATGAGAATTTCACCTGCACCAAACGAATTGTAGGGTGTAGGCAAATCATAGGTTTTAAATGGTTCGAGAGGTGAAATATCTTTGTTGGTATCCAATTCTTCCGCCAAAATACGGATTAGCTTAATTTTTTCTGATATAGAGAGTTTCCTGACAGCAGGAAGTAGCTCAGTGAGTGTCATGTTTCGCGCTCCATTTCTCAAACTAGTGTTAATTACAGCTTACTGGATTAGCCATCTACCTAAGCGATCGCCCAAAAGATAAATTTAGGGAAAATGAAGGAGAAATAACCTATTCCCAATGTCCTAAATGTCCTATTCCCAATGCCTTATATTCAAAACTCGTAGCGTACCACACTAAAACTTATAGAAATAGTGGGTTAGGCTTGCCTTAATGCATTTGCATAAAACAGCAATTTACACGGTAAGCTTGTGTCTGATTTAGCGCTACATAATTATCTCCCTCGCGTTCCCGATGCAGCATTGCAAGAATACATAGAATGGTGTGTTTTAGAGCAAGCAAAAGCCGCAGAATGTAACTTTACTCCTGATAGAAGTAAGTTAGATAATTTGCCACCAGAAGACTATGTTCCTAAACTTGTCGAGCAGTTCATGAAAGTTAAACCAGACCCAATTAAAGCTGGTTTAGTAGCTGCGATCGCAGGCAAAGAAGCTGATAAACACGCTTTATCCGGTTTAGCGATCGCAGCCGATTTTGTGTCTCTTTATATTAAGTATTTAATTCCTAAAGAGGGAAGTACTAAAGAACAAGCTGAAGAGATATTAACTAAAGTGTCACAAGATCAGTATGATAAACTGAATGAAATTGCCAAGAAACATGGTGTTGAGTTCTAGTTTCCTGCTGATAATTTAGTTTTTCAGAGGCTTTGTCTATATTTTGAATTTTAGACAAAAAGCTTTGTTTGCGAATATCATTCGTCGCAAACAAAGCTTCTGTCTATCATAAATTACTTGATTATAGTAATACATAGTTGTAGATGTAGAAAGTGAGGTAATAGTTCAATGGATAAACTAAATCACTATAGAAATATCATTAAAAATATTCTCATAGAATATGACCGCCTCTGCAATAGCTCACCTGATGACGACCTAGAGAGCCTTTTATCACTTGATAATGAACGCGATCAATATCTATGGTTCCAGGTTGGCTGGCAAAAAAATCGTCGAATTAAAGGCACTACTATACATATTCGGATTAAAAATAACAAAATTTGGATTGAAGAAGATTGGACTGAAGAGGGTATCGCCACAGAATTATTAGACGCAGGTGTTCCTCAAACTGATATTGTGTTAGCTTTCCATCCTCCAAGCGATGCCTACGGCGGTAAACTACGCGCTTTGACTGAATTTGCAACCGCTTAAAACTTTTAAATCTCATCCCATGCTCACTATTATTGGTTGCGGCAATCTCAATCGCAGTGACGACGCAGTAGGCGTAATCATTGCCCAACGCTTACAAAAATATCTAGCTGAAAACCCTCATCCTCATGTGCGAGTTTATGACTGTGGCACCGCAGGGATGGAAGTAATGTTTCAAGCTAGAGGTAGTAAACAATTAGTAATTATTGATGCAAGTTCAACTGGTTCTGAACCGGGTGCTGTGTTTAAAGTTCCAGGAAAAGAACTGGAAGCAATGCCCGAACCTAGTTATAACTTGCACGATTTTCGTTGGGATAATGCTTTAGCCGCCGGACGGAAAATCTTTCACAATGACTTTCCCGAAGATGTGACAGTTTATTTAATTGAGGCGGCAAATCTTGCTTTGGGACTGGAATTAAGCCCTGCTATCAAACATTCTGCTGATTTAGTTTTTGAAGAGGTAGCTGCACTTATCACGCAGAATATTAACTAACACAAAATCCAAAATCAAATCACGCCCAATCCCGATAAACAGAAAGTTCATCTACTCTCATTTCAAAAGGTACACCTTGACTTTCTGGTGGACAAACACGGATTTTAGCACTGCTAACAATACCATGTAGCAATGTCCCCATTGGCACGATTTTTTGCAGAACACGCCAATTAGTAACTTGATCGGGACATTCAATTACCAATGTTAGAGCATTAGCATGGGTTGTGACATACCACCGACAATTAGATAACAGATTTTGGATTGTGCGATCGCAAGCTTCATAAAAGTATCTACTAATAGAATACTCTAGTTGCTGACGCAGTATAATATCTGCCGATGTCGGTTGTATTGGATGTGAGTCATCACCATTTAAGTAATACATCTTTCTAGCCATCTCTCTTTCGCTTCCTGCTTATATTCCAATCACCATTCCATAAAGTACATCTTTATTTGTTTCTAATAATTCTTGGGTTTCGTCATCATAATAAGCACCAATACCACTACACTGAATCCCCAAATAATTACTAGTTAAATAAAGCCTTTGTCCAAGAAAACCAGCTATTTGCATAGCAGTTTGATAGTTTAAATAATCTGACACAAAAAATAAAGTTACAGCGCCATCTCTAGCAATAGCTTGATTAATACATAAGTAACCTGTCTTTTCACTAAAGTTACCCGCTTTAACCAGATACGTACCTTTATATAACCCAGGTGTCATTCCCTCTACTCGATGCACCACTGAGTAAATTTCTATGTTCTCATAGTTTTCTGTCGGTATTGACTGCTGAAGTTGTTGTACTACATATAGATAATCTTCTTGAGAAATAGCTTCTTTCCGGAAACGTCTAATAGAACGTCTATTCCAAACAACTTGATAAAGTTTATCCTTGTCAAAGTCAAATTGAGGATACTCTAATTTCTGCTGGTTACTATTTTGTAGAGTAGTTGCTTGATAGGCATCTTCAATAAATTGATTAGATTCAAAATAATCAGTACCAGAGACAAAAGGAACTTTCAGCCTTAAGCTTCTGATTTTCTTGTCTTGTATTTCTCCTGACACCGCGCAAGCAGTAATAAACTCTTTATTCTCAAATCCCAAATCTGAACTGAGAGTGAGTTTATCAAAGTCAAAAATTAGTTGTATATCTCGGTTGTGGAGAAAAGCTGAAGCTGCAACTGCACCTAAATGGTGTCCGCTATCTAAGAAGCAATACCTGATGCTTCTATTTTGATATTTCCAGCTAGACCTATAATAAACACAACTAATTAAAAAGATGAATCCGTTGATACTTTTACCCGGTATAATATAATTCTCTAACCCATCATCAATTAATTCGTATATGAGAGTTAGACAATTATTCTCAACTTCTAGATGGTATACACCGTTTACTATTCCCTCAACCCCACGAACCTGTACGTAAACTTCTGTAGGATACAGAGCGCCTGCTGATGGATTTACCCGCAGTTTTAATGGGCCATCTTTATACACCTTTTCCAGGGTGATCGCACTGCTTAATGAGATAAAAGCATGAACAGGATTATTGAGATTTAATTTCACTCTCCGATAAAACTTGGGATAAACTTTAAATGC
This window contains:
- a CDS encoding transposase family protein, whose amino-acid sequence is MSVLTHLLPDSNNLKLENCQLDEIKTQIKLIVSAINRVVNCPVCNQPTHKIHSRYERFLADLPWADYNITLQLRVRKFFCINTSKSFNSLITLTKTKWNPWQTVKLILGRVSGRVFESHVVRPNLPVSRLA
- a CDS encoding DUF1838 domain-containing protein; the encoded protein is MVAQIQELEAQHWVKTRSSLDPSESTFLIWKGKIYAFIPGEKRQLLFKILGLSVSRCIPTAEGSWDFTSRELTYYLNPKTDEILRKWENPWTSETVPVIHVANNPVQGKFEGNFPAQVDGDSTTFVFDIFPYYPNPLADDRKFAEYSPNPIYQAAELFKLTVPTADLFNSALPSVSELKLSWDRIGQWLPWMKMGDRPGQLIYSAVGSKVNGLTELPSLLQDEINNRIPLYKQAPKALIDGEDMTSWLYFQKHFEAYLAGEIFPLPQAEEL
- a CDS encoding hydrogenase maturation protease, giving the protein MLTIIGCGNLNRSDDAVGVIIAQRLQKYLAENPHPHVRVYDCGTAGMEVMFQARGSKQLVIIDASSTGSEPGAVFKVPGKELEAMPEPSYNLHDFRWDNALAAGRKIFHNDFPEDVTVYLIEAANLALGLELSPAIKHSADLVFEEVAALITQNIN
- a CDS encoding XisI protein, encoding MDKLNHYRNIIKNILIEYDRLCNSSPDDDLESLLSLDNERDQYLWFQVGWQKNRRIKGTTIHIRIKNNKIWIEEDWTEEGIATELLDAGVPQTDIVLAFHPPSDAYGGKLRALTEFATA
- a CDS encoding nitroreductase family protein → MPSSQMSGKAYHDATKHSYLSVQLDPNYVDASTQPSAFKVYPKFYRRVKLNLNNPVHAFISLSSAITLEKVYKDGPLKLRVNPSAGALYPTEVYVQVRGVEGIVNGVYHLEVENNCLTLIYELIDDGLENYIIPGKSINGFIFLISCVYYRSSWKYQNRSIRYCFLDSGHHLGAVAASAFLHNRDIQLIFDFDKLTLSSDLGFENKEFITACAVSGEIQDKKIRSLRLKVPFVSGTDYFESNQFIEDAYQATTLQNSNQQKLEYPQFDFDKDKLYQVVWNRRSIRRFRKEAISQEDYLYVVQQLQQSIPTENYENIEIYSVVHRVEGMTPGLYKGTYLVKAGNFSEKTGYLCINQAIARDGAVTLFFVSDYLNYQTAMQIAGFLGQRLYLTSNYLGIQCSGIGAYYDDETQELLETNKDVLYGMVIGI
- the glsA gene encoding glutaminase A, which produces MTSQVNQRDLEIDSSPLLAVLQELHSQYKLLQEGAVAKYIPELAKVNPDLFSICIVTVDGQIYKVGDYDQLFTIQSISKVFAYGLALEDHGLDYVLTRVSVEPTGDAFNAIVLDEQSKRPYNPMVNAGAIATTSLIKGSGPTERLNRMLDMYKRYIGRDVFVDISVFTSERSTGHRNRAMAHLMLNFGMIDRNIEESLDLYFQQCAVIVNCEDLAVMAATLANKGMNPITKEQAVDKRYIKDILSVMYTCGMYNFAGEWAYKIGIPAKSGVCGGIIAVVPNKMGIGVFSPLLDVRGNSVRGVKVCEELSQRLGLHLFDCSGQEAKFD
- a CDS encoding AbrB family transcriptional regulator, producing MNQSLSVAPSLEEHTHENPVVNKQQVFTKQLIVLVLEMLLALPLGLLLAKFQIGRIAWIFGGIAAGTVVLQGCRIFYQYSPQPNRTARKVGMALVGLTVGASNTHGNLASVASGIPIFIFLTLFLLLSGSCIGYMYARLSKTNLLTAMLATVPGGVGIMAAIAADYNKNVSLVALVQAIRVTSVVVLIPFIAKTSASNYYPQTLPINPDWLNLDPSQLELLLLILLITALVVYPAILFKIPAGDFFGALLIGIGFNPLLHWLPFVGDISFSPPPLINLLGQMLLGITIGEYWGDKPNFQKRTVGYALMSVGMTLIAGAIAAILAMQFTSWDWLTCLLVTAPGGSAEMILVSLALNHNVEIVTTGHLVRLIAINSSLPLWVFLFRRLDEQLSESV